In the Helicoverpa armigera isolate CAAS_96S chromosome 15, ASM3070526v1, whole genome shotgun sequence genome, one interval contains:
- the LOC110370598 gene encoding uncharacterized protein LOC110370598 — protein MNITRLHVTKQLLNYVRLMNNVQRLQRLNPSCGYYSTFTLDAFTSEIFERHKSLRYQNNDFPETRVQHYTSAHDAGSLPNLTSTELENVFSDLLTKNKHTEIEELVVKCQNYRKLLTYATVKKLFRYYSMNGKPQMVAILQNYCATVDPKSYRTNGEFLHYLAKAECIKGNSEKGLSILKSSYKKYTSLRSFYRIIFRELIQDSVLNRSEASLVIFKKYVMEFSEEWSDHYPLVCFWHICWASSWFSDQMLGNELLEMSDVLLDIVADKATAFSIMALKDYNEDAVVRLLQTLLKYDMMKEYVAVLQVFFNYKLRNRDIRGCTEIIRNCEALGVKLPSDQQGRYIKMLITGGKTMLPKEPAKTASKDFKLKF, from the exons ATGAACATAACAAGATTGCATGTGACAAAGCAGCTTCTAAATTACGTACGACTTATGAATAACGTTCAAAGGCTACAGAGATTGAATCCAAGCTGTGGTTATTACTCCACATTTACATTAGATGCATTTACAAGCGAGATATTTGAAAGGCATAAGTCATTAAGATATCAGAACAATGACTTTCCTGAGACGAGAGTACAGCACTACACGTCCGCCCATGATGCTGGAAGTCTACCCAACCTAACAAGCACGGAGCTGGAGAATGTATTTTCCGATCTACTTactaaaaacaaacacacagagATTGAAGAACTGGTTGTAAAATGTCAGAATTATCGTAAACTTCTAACATATGCTACTGTTAAAAAGCTCTTTAGATACTACAGCATGAATGGCAAGCCTCAGATGGTTGctatattacaaaattactgTGCAACAGTGGATCCTAAGTCCTACAGAACAAATGGAGAGTTTTTACACTATTTAGCAAAAGCAGAATGCATTAAAGGTAACTCTGAAAAAGGGCTGTCAATACTAAAGAGTTCTTATAAGAAATATACTAGTCTAAGGAGTTTTTATAGGATAATATTTAGAGAATTAATACAAGACTCAGTATTGAATAGATCGGAAGCGTCTTTagttatatttaagaagtatGTAATGGAGTTTAGTGAAGAATGGTCAGACCATTACCCGCTAGTCTGCTTCTGGCATATTTGTTGGGCGAGCTCTTGGTTTTCTGACCAGATGTTGGGCAATGAACTTCTGGAGATGTCTGATGTTCTTCTGGATATTGTAGCAGACAA AGCTACAGCATTCAGCATAATGGCACTAAAAGATTACAATGAAGATGCAGTTGTCAGACTGTTGCAAACACTCCTCAAGTATGACATGATGAAGGAGTATGTGGCCGTTCTTCAagtatttttcaattataaGT TAAGGAACAGAGATATTCGTGGGTGTACAGAGATTATAAGAAACTGCGAAGCTCTCGGTGTGAAGCTACCTTCAGACCAGCAAGGCCGGTACATCAAGATGCTCATAACCGGCGGGAAGACCATGTTGCCCAAGGAACCCGCGAAGACAGCATCTAAAGACTTCAAACTtaagttttag